The nucleotide window TTTGGGATACCTCCACAGAGTTTACCGTTCCCTATGACAGAAATCCCACTTGCATTTTCAAACACCCCTTGGACAGGCACTTGGCCCTCAAAATCATTGAAAGAAAGATTTAGTTTCTGTAAAGAAGTAAAATTCTCTAGATATTTTGGAATTAGACCACTCAAGTTATTTCGTGAGAAATCCAACTCTCTAAGGCCTCTCATGGTGTTCAATGACTGGGGAATGGTCCCTTGAAAGGCATTACCTTCCATGTACAGGCGTTCCAAGCTCTGGCAACCGCCTAGCGTTCCAGGAATTTCGCCGGACAATTTGTTCTCTGAAACATCAAGTTCCCCAATATTTTTCAAGCTACCCACTTTCATGTGTAGGGACCCGATCAAAAAGTTTCTAGCCAAGTTGAGAGAAATTGACAGAGATGACAGGCTAAAGAGCTGTTCGGGGATTGTACCGTTAAGGTTATTTTGAGAAAGGTTCAAAGCTATTAGTTTTTGGCAATTTCCGAGACTCGGAGGTATGTTTCCCGATAGGCTGTTTTCTTGCAAGTAAAGTTCATTCAGTTCTGTGAAGTTGCCTATGGACGACGGAATTTGCCCAGAAAATCTGTTTCCTGACAAGTCTAAAAATTGCAGCTTATGAAGCTTCCCAATACTGAAAGGAATGTCACCTGTGAAATTGTTATGATCCAGATTCAATTGGGTTAAGCTGACGAGATTCCCGATTCCTTCAGGGATCCTTCCATACAGGTGGTTGAATCCCATCGCTAGCCAATGGAGCCGGGTCGATAGATTGGCTATGGAATTAGGCAGCATGCCTTTGAAACTATTGTTATGAAATCCAAATTGTTCCAAGTAGCTGCAATTGGGCAGGGAATTGATGAAATTCAAGTCATCTTCTTTCCCTGTTCCTAGGCGATTACCACCAATGGTGAGTATATAAAGATATCGAAGAGTCCCAAGATTCATAGGCACCCCTCCAGTGAAATCATTGTTGGTGAGATAGAGCTCTTGAAAGAATGTAGCATTGGCTAATGAAACCGGAATGGGTCCGGTAAACCAGTTTCTCGACACATAGAAGTACTGGAGGTTAGGAAGAAAGAGGCCTAAGTCGGGTGGAAGGGTTCCATGAAGTTGATTGGCTGTGACTGACAACAGATACAGAGTCGAGTAATTGTATATGGGAGAAGGGATTGTGCCGGACAGATTGTTTTGAGATATCTGGAGGAGTCCTAACTTTGGAATGCGGCCTAAATCGCCTGGGATGTTTCCCTGTAAGTTATTTCTTGATAATGAAAGTTGAGTGAGAGACGAAAGGTTTCCCAGGGAAGGTGGGATTCTTCCGACGAGCTGGTTGACATGGAGAAATAACCAACGGAGCTTTGATAAAGAGCTGAGCTCGATGGGAATCTCACCTACTAGCTCATTGAATGAAAAATTGATGACTCGGAGGTTCGAGCAGTAGGTCAGATTGGACGGGATTTCTCCTCCAAATGAATTGGAGCTGAGATCGATACGCTCGAGACGGAAGAGGTGTCCTATTTCTCGTGGAATTTCGCCGTGGAAGCCGTTGTCTCGGAGGTTGATTACCCTGAGGAAGGTGAGATTGCCTACTTGGGGAGGAATAGAACCTTCCAATTCAAGGGACGTTAGATTGAGGACGGTGACCCTCTCATGCCTGAGACTGCACGTGATTCCTCGCCACTTGCAGAAATGAAGAGAATGGTTCCACGAGCTCATGACGTTGAGAGGATCTTTGGTTATTCGGTCCTTGAAGGCGAGCAGAGCCAGTCG belongs to Magnolia sinica isolate HGM2019 chromosome 8, MsV1, whole genome shotgun sequence and includes:
- the LOC131252571 gene encoding probable LRR receptor-like serine/threonine-protein kinase At3g47570 isoform X1; translated protein: MELLSVSSRLFWSFLLHATLFWCLSQRSRSATVPANETDRLALLAFKDRITKDPLNVMSSWNHSLHFCKWRGITCSLRHERVTVLNLTSLELEGSIPPQVGNLTFLRVINLRDNGFHGEIPREIGHLFRLERIDLSSNSFGGEIPSNLTYCSNLRVINFSFNELVGEIPIELSSLSKLRWLFLHVNQLVGRIPPSLGNLSSLTQLSLSRNNLQGNIPGDLGRIPKLGLLQISQNNLSGTIPSPIYNYSTLYLLSVTANQLHGTLPPDLGLFLPNLQYFYVSRNWFTGPIPVSLANATFFQELYLTNNDFTGGVPMNLGTLRYLYILTIGGNRLGTGKEDDLNFINSLPNCSYLEQFGFHNNSFKGMLPNSIANLSTRLHWLAMGFNHLYGRIPEGIGNLVSLTQLNLDHNNFTGDIPFSIGKLHKLQFLDLSGNRFSGQIPSSIGNFTELNELYLQENSLSGNIPPSLGNCQKLIALNLSQNNLNGTIPEQLFSLSSLSISLNLARNFLIGSLHMKVGSLKNIGELDVSENKLSGEIPGTLGGCQSLERLYMEGNAFQGTIPQSLNTMRGLRELDFSRNNLSGLIPKYLENFTSLQKLNLSFNDFEGQVPVQGVFENASGISVIGNGKLCGGIPKLGLPKCLVLRSKSRRFLSLKVIIPVIIVAVCLILLLLCFAPLLWRRKSRQKQLQTSSEDRYKNVSYAELLKATDGFSSHNLIGVGSYGSVYKGYFVSDGQIVAVKVLNLQRQGASRSFLAECEALRNVRHRNLIKILASCSSIDFKGNDFKALVFEYMPNGSLEEWLHPKVNEEHQPRTLNLIQRLNIAIDVAHALDYLHHHCQTPISHCDLKPSNVLLDNDMVAHVSDFGIARFLSGAVDDNSTNKTNSIVVKGSIGYVAAGSYGSVYKGYFAWDGLTVAVKVLNLQQQGASRSFLTECEAFKNVRHRNLIKLLASCSSIDFKGNDFKALVLEYMPNGSLEEWLHPKGDKEDLPRSLNLIQRLNIAVEVANALDYLHNYCETPITHCDLKPSNILLDVDMVAHVSDFGIARFVYEVVGDGFRNKTNSIAIKGTIGYVAPGNDSIHFSFIPFLLL
- the LOC131252571 gene encoding putative receptor-like protein kinase At3g47110 isoform X2 produces the protein MELLSVSSRLFWSFLLHATLFWCLSQRSRSATVPANETDRLALLAFKDRITKDPLNVMSSWNHSLHFCKWRGITCSLRHERVTVLNLTSLELEGSIPPQVGNLTFLRVINLRDNGFHGEIPREIGHLFRLERIDLSSNSFGGEIPSNLTYCSNLRVINFSFNELVGEIPIELSSLSKLRWLFLHVNQLVGRIPPSLGNLSSLTQLSLSRNNLQGNIPGDLGRIPKLGLLQISQNNLSGTIPSPIYNYSTLYLLSVTANQLHGTLPPDLGLFLPNLQYFYVSRNWFTGPIPVSLANATFFQELYLTNNDFTGGVPMNLGTLRYLYILTIGGNRLGTGKEDDLNFINSLPNCSYLEQFGFHNNSFKGMLPNSIANLSTRLHWLAMGFNHLYGRIPEGIGNLVSLTQLNLDHNNFTGDIPFSIGKLHKLQFLDLSGNRFSGQIPSSIGNFTELNELYLQENSLSGNIPPSLGNCQKLIALNLSQNNLNGTIPEQLFSLSSLSISLNLARNFLIGSLHMKVGSLKNIGELDVSENKLSGEIPGTLGGCQSLERLYMEGNAFQGTIPQSLNTMRGLRELDFSRNNLSGLIPKYLENFTSLQKLNLSFNDFEGQVPVQGVFENASGISVIGNGKLCGGIPKLGLPKCLVLRSKSRRFLSLKVIIPVIIVAVCLILLLLCFAPLLWRRKSRQKQLQTSSEDRYKNVSYAELLKATDGFSSHNLIGVGSYGSVYKGYFVSDGQIVAVKVLNLQRQGASRSFLAECEALRNVRHRNLIKILASCSSIDFKGNDFKALVFEYMPNGSLEEWLHPKVNEEHQPRTLNLIQRLNIAIDVAHALDYLHHHCQTPISHCDLKPSNVLLDNDMVAHVSDFGIARFLSGAVDDNSTNKTNSIVVKGSIGYVAAEYGMGGNVSTLGDMYSYGILLLEMFTGKRPTENMFKDGLSLRGFVKMALPNRVLDIVDLQILKQQKEEHKQEQEQGIEEEIAFNHIKIHEDERDSVLGCLVSVLGIGVACSAESPRERMQMKTVVNQMQVIRDSFLGVGMHREGCYKSLS
- the LOC131252571 gene encoding putative receptor-like protein kinase At3g47110 isoform X3, encoding MELLSVSSRLFWSFLLHATLFWCLSQRSRSATVPANETDRLALLAFKDRITKDPLNVMSSWNHSLHFCKWRGITCSLRHERVTVLNLTSLELEGSIPPQVGNLTFLRVINLRDNGFHGEIPREIGHLFRLERIDLSSNSFGGEIPSNLTYCSNLRVINFSFNELVGEIPIELSSLSKLRWLFLHVNQLVGRIPPSLGNLSSLTQLSLSRNNLQGNIPGDLGRIPKLGLLQISQNNLSGTIPSPIYNYSTLYLLSVTANQLHGTLPPDLGLFLPNLQYFYVSRNWFTGPIPVSLANATFFQELYLTNNDFTGGVPMNLGTLRYLYILTIGGNRLGTGKEDDLNFINSLPNCSYLEQFGFHNNSFKGMLPNSIANLSTRLHWLAMGFNHLYGRIPEGIGNLVSLTQLNLDHNNFTGDIPFSIGKLHKLQFLDLSGNRFSGQIPSSIGNFTELNELYLQENSLSGNIPPSLGNCQKLIALNLSQNNLNGTIPEQLFSLSSLSISLNLARNFLIGSLHMKVGSLKNIGELDVSENKLSGEIPGTLGGCQSLERLYMEGNAFQGTIPQSLNTMRGLRELDFSRNNLSGLIPKYLENFTSLQKLNLSFNDFEGQVPVQGVFENASGISVIGNGKLCGGIPKLGLPKCLVLRSKSRRFLSLKVIIPVIIVAVCLILLLLCFAPLLWRRKSRQKQLQTSSEDRYKNVSYAELLKATDGFSSHNLIGVGSYGSVYKGYFVSDGQIVAVKVLNLQRQGASRSFLAECEALRNVRHRNLIKILASCSSIDFKGNDFKALVFEYMPNGSLEEWLHPKVNEEHQPRTLNLIQRLNIAIDVAHALDYLHHHCQTPISHCDLKPSNVLLDNDMVAHVSDFGIARFLSGAVDDNSTNKTNSIVVKGSIGYVAAVKVLNPKRKGASLQNARH